The Coffea arabica cultivar ET-39 chromosome 8e, Coffea Arabica ET-39 HiFi, whole genome shotgun sequence genome window below encodes:
- the LOC113704078 gene encoding uncharacterized protein isoform X4 — protein MRRSSSRLRGKEVGKLQNENRLSQWRLEMYDNLGQPGVPRQPPNSQPNPFGSSFYGAGSDLIRGGLGAYGEKILGSSSEYVQSNGHWTRITEPVGGRLSYKPPIYDINAPDLYIPFMAFGTYVILAGLSLGLNGKFRPEALNWLFAKGLVGWFLQVALLKMSLFSLSGGEAPLLDIVAYAGYTFTGLSLAVVGKLIWSYSYYVLIPWISLCMGIFLVKTMKRVLFAEVRSYDSSRHHYLLLFIAMAQFPLLIWLGNISLNWLF, from the exons atgagaaggtCAAGTTCAAGGTTGAGGGGAAAAGAAGTAGGAAAATTGCAAAATGAGAATCGTTTGTCTCAATGGCGACTAG AAATGTACGATAATCTTGGACAGCCTGGGGTGCCTAGACAGCCACCTAACTCACAACCAAATCCATTTGGGAGTTCCTTCTATGGTGCAGGATCTGATCTTATCAGAGGGGGATTGGGAGCTTATGGGGAGAAAATCTTAGGATCAAGTTCTGAGTATGTTCAAAGCAAT GGTCACTGGACAAGAATCACGGAGCCAGTAGGTGGTAGGCTCTCTTACAAGCCTCCTATATATGACATTAATGCTCCAGATTTGTACATTCCATTCATGGCATTTGGAACATATGTTATTCTTGCAGGCTTATCATTGGGTCTTAATGGAAA GTTTAGGCCGGAAGCTCTAAATTGGTTGTTTGCCAAGGGATTGGTAGGATGGTTTTTGCAAGTTGCTCTACTGAAAATGTCATTGTTTTCGCTGAGTGGCGGGGAGGCTCCTTTACTTGACATTGTGGCATATGCCGGATATACATTCACGGGATTGTCTCTGGCCGTTGTGGGAAAACTTATTTGGAGCTATTCGTACTACGTTCTGATACCCTGGATATCTCTATGCATGGGAATTTTCTTGGTGAAGACAATGAAGAGAGTTCTTTTCGCAGAGGTGAGGAGTTATGATTCAAGCCGGCATCATTACCTCCTCCTCTTCATTGCCATGGCTCAGTTTCCCCTTCTCATTTGGCTTGGAAACATCAGTCTAAATTGGCTTTTTTAA
- the LOC113704078 gene encoding uncharacterized protein isoform X3: MRRSSSRLRGKEVGKLQNENRLSQWRLEMYDNLGQPGVPRQPPNSQPNPFGSSFYGAGSDLIRGGLGAYGEKILGSSSEYVQSNISRYFSDPQYYFQVNDQYVRNKLKVVLFPFLHRGHWTRITEPVGGLSLGLNGKFRPEALNWLFAKGLVGWFLQVALLKMSLFSLSGGEAPLLDIVAYAGYTFTGLSLAVVGKLIWSYSYYVLIPWISLCMGIFLVKTMKRVLFAEVRSYDSSRHHYLLLFIAMAQFPLLIWLGNISLNWLF; this comes from the exons atgagaaggtCAAGTTCAAGGTTGAGGGGAAAAGAAGTAGGAAAATTGCAAAATGAGAATCGTTTGTCTCAATGGCGACTAG AAATGTACGATAATCTTGGACAGCCTGGGGTGCCTAGACAGCCACCTAACTCACAACCAAATCCATTTGGGAGTTCCTTCTATGGTGCAGGATCTGATCTTATCAGAGGGGGATTGGGAGCTTATGGGGAGAAAATCTTAGGATCAAGTTCTGAGTATGTTCAAAGCAAT ATTAGTAGATATTTTTCTGATCCTCAATACTATTTCCAAGTGAATGACCAATATGTGAGAAACAAATTGAAGGTTGTTCTTTTCCCCTTCCTTCACAGA GGTCACTGGACAAGAATCACGGAGCCAGTAGGTG GCTTATCATTGGGTCTTAATGGAAA GTTTAGGCCGGAAGCTCTAAATTGGTTGTTTGCCAAGGGATTGGTAGGATGGTTTTTGCAAGTTGCTCTACTGAAAATGTCATTGTTTTCGCTGAGTGGCGGGGAGGCTCCTTTACTTGACATTGTGGCATATGCCGGATATACATTCACGGGATTGTCTCTGGCCGTTGTGGGAAAACTTATTTGGAGCTATTCGTACTACGTTCTGATACCCTGGATATCTCTATGCATGGGAATTTTCTTGGTGAAGACAATGAAGAGAGTTCTTTTCGCAGAGGTGAGGAGTTATGATTCAAGCCGGCATCATTACCTCCTCCTCTTCATTGCCATGGCTCAGTTTCCCCTTCTCATTTGGCTTGGAAACATCAGTCTAAATTGGCTTTTTTAA
- the LOC113704078 gene encoding uncharacterized protein isoform X1, translating into MRRSSSRLRGKEVGKLQNENRLSQWRLEMYDNLGQPGVPRQPPNSQPNPFGSSFYGAGSDLIRGGLGAYGEKILGSSSEYVQSNISRYFSDPQYYFQVNDQYVRNKLKVVLFPFLHRGHWTRITEPVGGRLSYKPPIYDINAPDLYIPFMAFGTYVILAGLSLGLNGKFRPEALNWLFAKGLVGWFLQVALLKMSLFSLSGGEAPLLDIVAYAGYTFTGLSLAVVGKLIWSYSYYVLIPWISLCMGIFLVKTMKRVLFAEVRSYDSSRHHYLLLFIAMAQFPLLIWLGNISLNWLF; encoded by the exons atgagaaggtCAAGTTCAAGGTTGAGGGGAAAAGAAGTAGGAAAATTGCAAAATGAGAATCGTTTGTCTCAATGGCGACTAG AAATGTACGATAATCTTGGACAGCCTGGGGTGCCTAGACAGCCACCTAACTCACAACCAAATCCATTTGGGAGTTCCTTCTATGGTGCAGGATCTGATCTTATCAGAGGGGGATTGGGAGCTTATGGGGAGAAAATCTTAGGATCAAGTTCTGAGTATGTTCAAAGCAAT ATTAGTAGATATTTTTCTGATCCTCAATACTATTTCCAAGTGAATGACCAATATGTGAGAAACAAATTGAAGGTTGTTCTTTTCCCCTTCCTTCACAGA GGTCACTGGACAAGAATCACGGAGCCAGTAGGTGGTAGGCTCTCTTACAAGCCTCCTATATATGACATTAATGCTCCAGATTTGTACATTCCATTCATGGCATTTGGAACATATGTTATTCTTGCAGGCTTATCATTGGGTCTTAATGGAAA GTTTAGGCCGGAAGCTCTAAATTGGTTGTTTGCCAAGGGATTGGTAGGATGGTTTTTGCAAGTTGCTCTACTGAAAATGTCATTGTTTTCGCTGAGTGGCGGGGAGGCTCCTTTACTTGACATTGTGGCATATGCCGGATATACATTCACGGGATTGTCTCTGGCCGTTGTGGGAAAACTTATTTGGAGCTATTCGTACTACGTTCTGATACCCTGGATATCTCTATGCATGGGAATTTTCTTGGTGAAGACAATGAAGAGAGTTCTTTTCGCAGAGGTGAGGAGTTATGATTCAAGCCGGCATCATTACCTCCTCCTCTTCATTGCCATGGCTCAGTTTCCCCTTCTCATTTGGCTTGGAAACATCAGTCTAAATTGGCTTTTTTAA
- the LOC113704078 gene encoding uncharacterized protein isoform X2 → MYDNLGQPGVPRQPPNSQPNPFGSSFYGAGSDLIRGGLGAYGEKILGSSSEYVQSNISRYFSDPQYYFQVNDQYVRNKLKVVLFPFLHRGHWTRITEPVGGRLSYKPPIYDINAPDLYIPFMAFGTYVILAGLSLGLNGKFRPEALNWLFAKGLVGWFLQVALLKMSLFSLSGGEAPLLDIVAYAGYTFTGLSLAVVGKLIWSYSYYVLIPWISLCMGIFLVKTMKRVLFAEVRSYDSSRHHYLLLFIAMAQFPLLIWLGNISLNWLF, encoded by the exons ATGTACGATAATCTTGGACAGCCTGGGGTGCCTAGACAGCCACCTAACTCACAACCAAATCCATTTGGGAGTTCCTTCTATGGTGCAGGATCTGATCTTATCAGAGGGGGATTGGGAGCTTATGGGGAGAAAATCTTAGGATCAAGTTCTGAGTATGTTCAAAGCAAT ATTAGTAGATATTTTTCTGATCCTCAATACTATTTCCAAGTGAATGACCAATATGTGAGAAACAAATTGAAGGTTGTTCTTTTCCCCTTCCTTCACAGA GGTCACTGGACAAGAATCACGGAGCCAGTAGGTGGTAGGCTCTCTTACAAGCCTCCTATATATGACATTAATGCTCCAGATTTGTACATTCCATTCATGGCATTTGGAACATATGTTATTCTTGCAGGCTTATCATTGGGTCTTAATGGAAA GTTTAGGCCGGAAGCTCTAAATTGGTTGTTTGCCAAGGGATTGGTAGGATGGTTTTTGCAAGTTGCTCTACTGAAAATGTCATTGTTTTCGCTGAGTGGCGGGGAGGCTCCTTTACTTGACATTGTGGCATATGCCGGATATACATTCACGGGATTGTCTCTGGCCGTTGTGGGAAAACTTATTTGGAGCTATTCGTACTACGTTCTGATACCCTGGATATCTCTATGCATGGGAATTTTCTTGGTGAAGACAATGAAGAGAGTTCTTTTCGCAGAGGTGAGGAGTTATGATTCAAGCCGGCATCATTACCTCCTCCTCTTCATTGCCATGGCTCAGTTTCCCCTTCTCATTTGGCTTGGAAACATCAGTCTAAATTGGCTTTTTTAA